A window from Argopecten irradians isolate NY chromosome 3, Ai_NY, whole genome shotgun sequence encodes these proteins:
- the LOC138317616 gene encoding nephrin-like isoform X6 yields MFGLSSLPALILLAWTIYQVLGEQHFLETPADTRIVMGRSTMLNCSVGDRVGRVQWAKDDMLLGFDLSIPGYPRYSIIQTSPERFNLYIVNTTLWDDATYECQVLPSQGNPALQASAHLTILVPPEIPQIIGHPNGSMVNIRHTDPIVQLTCEVRNARPAASITWYKNGVVVTENVDYTVEQIADDKRENAHNTLTLTPDFRVKEHGAVYTCKGTNEAIRGQFMETSVTVNVQFPPSIPEITGYRRGQTVQRGDTLNLECVSRGGNPLAQVVWFKNDVKVDFSYSSSNDRSTNELSFTVGASDNDAVYRCEATNAATEYPLTAQVQIVVYFPPEKVTISGNRLATAGEEVELTCETANSNPASVVTWLVRSRQIAGTRNNVVESEDGGYITTSIIRVTLTDREDQIVYTCQAMNDGASQPVTDTVTLSVLYPPGAPVITGYEEGDFVKAGDVKRLTCSSAGGNPMATLKWFKGNQLLDSTPKTRGSIVSSELTIVTAPGDNNAIYKCTASNEATPTPLQVLKKLTVYFAPAQVTLTANPAEPKAGQHLRLTCLSASSNPPAAIMWVRDNVLRQGVTINKSPSTNGGMTTTNVLDITPTAADHLAEYHCQATNLVIGDKVNDAITLSVLFPPVFDQSMSPSTIDITEGDNRAVNLTAAANPPVLSYKFYRDGIEVSVPGDVSSFTFDNGALQITNIERGDMGSYRLEARNAEGASSFNFTLNVLYAASITTITSPVEEEIGGAAFFECIADANPITSNMITWSRSDFDMSKTKQAFENNKGHLTVYELEKMDTGTFTCTADNGIGEPSVMEAILVVKFQPIIDDSAQYSKAAGDHGSTVQLICLAEGAPEVTFDWVKRDGDMSSFKYHIESEKVDTIKYRSVVTISDISEAEYGTYVCSASNEKGQDTFDISVDGTSRPDQPGDLTFINATHDMLTISWNPGFNGGLPQRFKVRYKEKSRPGYTHIDITPIDNRVTTVFVIKGLRKDTSYLVAVLTSNDLGAAEGSPPEIEIRTSASALSGETASTIQTSDDTPVIIILVVCVVGIFLLALNIGLILFFVRRRKKRLENNSDTTSHTNTIELYGPTKETALYPITPSDDSRSYGTYEKNMDDFSDDYKNFEGRGLVRPKPVWLQPLVEQPGPSNDDDTHDRKSMHSSQCTCNCVQVKVRTVSRAKCSCLSVDSSGDEDIKRVFLPPPGYSSRSYTPNKLDSPNLGNTHKSFLTDTRPYLDDGRQSAQWQYEDPYQSRSKGTFDSDYMNPLQNGTSPTHFHDYNSRPETRPKKRYYNYNP; encoded by the exons GGTTTGACCTCAGTATTCCTGGATATCCCCGCTATTCCATTATCCAGACGTCACCAGAGAGATTTAATCTGTATATTGTCAACACCACGCTCTGGGATGACGCAACGTATGAATGTCAGGTGCTGCCATCTCAGGGAAACCCAGCACTCCAAGCCTCCGCCCATCTCACCATATTAG TGCCTCCAGAGATACCCCAAATCATAGGCCATCCGAATGGCTCAATGGTAAACATACGCCACACGGACCCCATCGTACAACTGACGTGTGAGGTCCGGAACGCTCGGCCTGCGGCTAGTATCACCTGGTATAAGAATGGAGTTGTGGTCACAGAGAACGTTGATTACACTGTTGAGCAGATCGCGGACGATAAACGAGAGAATGCCCACAACACGCTGACACTAACGCCTGACTTTAGAGTAAAGGAACACGGGGCAGTGTACACGTGTAAGGGTACCAACGAGGCCATCCGAGGCCAGTTCATGGAGACTAGTGTTACCGTCAATGTCCAGT TCCCACCTTCCATACCAGAAATAACAGGGTACCGACGTGGGCAGACAGTGCAGCGTGGTGACACTCTCAATCTAGAATGTGTGTCAAGGGGTGGCAACCCACTCGCTCAGGTCGTCTGGTTCAAAAACGATGTCAAGGTTGACTTCTCGTACTCTAGTTCTAACGACCGGTCGACTAATGAGCTGTCATTTACTGTTGGGGCGTCAGATAATGATGCAGTGTATAGGTGTGAGGCTACCAACGCGGCGACAGAATATCCGCTGACGGCACAAGTTCAAATTGTTGTCTACT TTCCACCAGAAAAAGTGACAATATCCGGGAATCGCCTTGCGACAGCGGGAGAAGAGGTGGAGCTAACCTGTGAGACAGCCAATAGCAATCCTGCTTCTGTGGTCACATGGTTAGTGAGAAGTCGACAGATAGCAGGCACACGAAACAACGTCGTGGAGTCAGAGGATGGTGGTTACATCACTACGTCCATCATCAGGGTGACGCTGACGGACCGCGAGGACCAGATCGTGTATACATGTCAGGCCATGAACGACGGAGCCTCACAACCCGTCACCGATACTGTGACTCTCAGCGTTCTCT ATCCACCTGGGGCCCCAGTCATAACGGGATATGAGGAAGGCGACTTCGTCAAGGCTGGCGACGTCAAAAGGCTAACCTGTAGTTCAGCAGGGGGCAACCCCATGGCAACACTGAAATGGTTCAAAG GTAACCAGTTGTTAGACTCCACACCAAAGACCCGAGGCAGCATTGTCAGTTCTGAACTGACCATTGTTACAGCACCTGGTGACAACAACGCCATCTATAAGTGTACTGCGTCTAACGAAGCCACGCCCACACCCCTACAGGTCCTGAAGAAGCTGACCGTTTACT TTGCCCCTGCCCAAGTGACTTTAACGGCCAACCCTGCAGAACCAAAGGCCGGTCAGCATCTACGTCTTACCTGTCTGTCGGCGTCCAGTAATCCTCCAGCTGCCATCATGTGGGTCCGAGACAACGTCCTACGCCAAGGTGTCACCATCAACAAGTCTCCGTCCACAAATGGTGGGATGACCACTACAAACGTACTGGACATCACACCAACGGCCGCGGACCATCTTGCTGAGTACCATTGTCAGGCCACGAACCTCGTGATCGGGGACAAAGTCAATGATGCTATAACTCTAAGTGTTCTGT TCCCTCCCGTATTTGACCAGTCGATGTCCCCCTCCACGATAGACATCACCGAGGGCGATAATCGAGCTGTTAACCTGACCGCCGCAGCCAACCCTCCTGTACTCAGTTACAAGTTTTACCGTGACGGCATCGAGGTCAGCGTCCCAGGCGACGTCAGCAGCTTTACTTTCGACAACGGAGCGCTGCAGATAACTAACATTGAGCGTGGCGATATGGGAAGCTACCGTCTAGAAGCTCGTAATGCAGAGGGAGCTTCGTCGTTCAACTTCACACTAAACGTCCTGT ATGCAGCCTCCATCACCACCATTACTAGTCCGGTGGAAGAAGAGATAGGAGGAGCTGCCTTCTTCGAGTGTATCGCTGACGCCAACCCAATCACAAGCAACATGATCACATGGTCGCGCAGTGACTTTGATATGTCCAAAACAAAGCAGGCGTTCGAGAACAACAAAGGGCACCTGACCGTTTACGAGTTGGAGAAGATGGACACTGGCACGTTTACATGTACAGCCGACAACGGGATCGGGGAACCTTCCGTCATGGAGGCTATCCTTGTTGttaaat TCCAGCCAATCATTGATGACTCTGCCCAATACTCCAAAGCTGCGGGTGACCATGGGTCAACTGTCCAGCTGATCTGTCTGGCTGAAGGAGCCCCAGAGGTCACCTTCGACTGGGTCAAG AGGGATGGTGACATGTCGAGCTTTAAGTACCACATAGAATCAGAGAAAGTGGACACCATTAAATACCGCAGTGTGGTGACAATATCGGACATCTCCGAGGCCGAGTACGGTACATACGTGTGCTCGGCCAGTAATGAAAAGGGACAGGACACGTTCGATATCTCTGTTGATGGCACAA GCCGACCTGACCAGCCAGGAGATCTCACCTTTATCAATGCCACACATGACATGCTGACAATCTCCTGGAACCCTGGTTTTAATGGCGGACTTCCTCAGAGGTTCAAAGTGCGATACAAGGAGAAGAGTCGACCAGGATACACACACATAGACATAACGCCGATAGACAATCGCGTTACCACAGTCTTCGTCATCAAAG GTCTGAGGAAGGACACCTCTTACCTGGTAGCTGTGTTGACCTCTAACGACCTTGGAGCAGCCGAAGGGTCACCTCCAGAAATAGAAATTAGGACTTCTG CATCAGCCCTTAGTGGTGAGACTGCTTCAACAATACAAACCAGCGACGACACTCCAGTCATCATCATTCTTGTCGTCTGTGTCGTCGGAATCTTCCTCCTCGCTCTTAACATTGGACTCATACTCTTCTTTGTCAGGAGGAGGAAAAAGAGGCTTGAGA ACAACAGTGACACAACGAGTCACACGAACACGATCGAGTTATACGGACCAACCAAGGAGACCGCCCTCTACCCTATCACTCCCTCAGACGACAGTCGCAGTTACGGCACATACGAAAAAAACATGGACGATTTCTCGGACGATTACAAGAATTTCGAG gGTAGAGGGTTGGTGAGACCCAAGCCTGTATGGTTACAGCCCCTGGTAGAACAGCCTGGACCCAGTAACGACGACGACACG CATGACAGGAAAAGCATGCACAGTAGTCAGTGCACCTGTAACTGTGTACAAGTGAAGGTCAGGACCGTCTCCCGTGCCAAATGTAGTTGTCTGTCCGTGGATTCGTCAGGG GATGAAGACATAAAAAGAGTGTTCCTGCCCCCTCCAGGCTACAGCAGTCGCTCCTACACCCCCAACAAACTTGACTCCCCCAATCTGGGAAATACACACAAATCTTTTCTCACCGACACACGGCCGTACTTAGATGATGGTAGACAGTCTGCACAGTGGCAGTATGAAG ACCCGTATCAGAGCAGAAGCAAGGGAACATTTGATAGCGATTACATGAATCCACTACAGAATGGAACTTCTCCGACACATTTCCACGATTATAACAGCAGGCCAGAAACACGGCCCAAG AAGAGATACTACAATTATAACCCCTAG
- the LOC138317616 gene encoding nephrin-like isoform X7 — protein MFGLSSLPALILLAWTIYQVLGEQHFLETPADTRIVMGRSTMLNCSVGDRVGRVQWAKDDMLLGFDLSIPGYPRYSIIQTSPERFNLYIVNTTLWDDATYECQVLPSQGNPALQASAHLTILVPPEIPQIIGHPNGSMVNIRHTDPIVQLTCEVRNARPAASITWYKNGVVVTENVDYTVEQIADDKRENAHNTLTLTPDFRVKEHGAVYTCKGTNEAIRGQFMETSVTVNVQFPPSIPEITGYRRGQTVQRGDTLNLECVSRGGNPLAQVVWFKNDVKVDFSYSSSNDRSTNELSFTVGASDNDAVYRCEATNAATEYPLTAQVQIVVYFPPEKVTISGNRLATAGEEVELTCETANSNPASVVTWLVRSRQIAGTRNNVVESEDGGYITTSIIRVTLTDREDQIVYTCQAMNDGASQPVTDTVTLSVLYPPGAPVITGYEEGDFVKAGDVKRLTCSSAGGNPMATLKWFKGNQLLDSTPKTRGSIVSSELTIVTAPGDNNAIYKCTASNEATPTPLQVLKKLTVYFAPAQVTLTANPAEPKAGQHLRLTCLSASSNPPAAIMWVRDNVLRQGVTINKSPSTNGGMTTTNVLDITPTAADHLAEYHCQATNLVIGDKVNDAITLSVLFPPVFDQSMSPSTIDITEGDNRAVNLTAAANPPVLSYKFYRDGIEVSVPGDVSSFTFDNGALQITNIERGDMGSYRLEARNAEGASSFNFTLNVLYAASITTITSPVEEEIGGAAFFECIADANPITSNMITWSRSDFDMSKTKQAFENNKGHLTVYELEKMDTGTFTCTADNGIGEPSVMEAILVVKFQPIIDDSAQYSKAAGDHGSTVQLICLAEGAPEVTFDWVKRDGDMSSFKYHIESEKVDTIKYRSVVTISDISEAEYGTYVCSASNEKGQDTFDISVDGTSRPDQPGDLTFINATHDMLTISWNPGFNGGLPQRFKVRYKEKSRPGYTHIDITPIDNRVTTVFVIKGLRKDTSYLVAVLTSNDLGAAEGSPPEIEIRTSASALSGETASTIQTSDDTPVIIILVVCVVGIFLLALNIGLILFFVRRRKKRLENNSDTTSHTNTIELYGPTKETALYPITPSDDSRSYGTYEKNMDDFSDDYKNFEGRGLVRPKPVWLQPLVEQPGPSNDDDTHDRKSMHSSQCTCNCVQVKVRTVSRAKCSCLSVDSSGDEDIKRVFLPPPGYSSRSYTPNKLDSPNLGNTHKSFLTDTRPYLDDGRQSAQWQYEDPYQSRSKGTFDSDYMNPLQNGTSPTHFHDYNSRPETRPKVQQGGDT, from the exons GGTTTGACCTCAGTATTCCTGGATATCCCCGCTATTCCATTATCCAGACGTCACCAGAGAGATTTAATCTGTATATTGTCAACACCACGCTCTGGGATGACGCAACGTATGAATGTCAGGTGCTGCCATCTCAGGGAAACCCAGCACTCCAAGCCTCCGCCCATCTCACCATATTAG TGCCTCCAGAGATACCCCAAATCATAGGCCATCCGAATGGCTCAATGGTAAACATACGCCACACGGACCCCATCGTACAACTGACGTGTGAGGTCCGGAACGCTCGGCCTGCGGCTAGTATCACCTGGTATAAGAATGGAGTTGTGGTCACAGAGAACGTTGATTACACTGTTGAGCAGATCGCGGACGATAAACGAGAGAATGCCCACAACACGCTGACACTAACGCCTGACTTTAGAGTAAAGGAACACGGGGCAGTGTACACGTGTAAGGGTACCAACGAGGCCATCCGAGGCCAGTTCATGGAGACTAGTGTTACCGTCAATGTCCAGT TCCCACCTTCCATACCAGAAATAACAGGGTACCGACGTGGGCAGACAGTGCAGCGTGGTGACACTCTCAATCTAGAATGTGTGTCAAGGGGTGGCAACCCACTCGCTCAGGTCGTCTGGTTCAAAAACGATGTCAAGGTTGACTTCTCGTACTCTAGTTCTAACGACCGGTCGACTAATGAGCTGTCATTTACTGTTGGGGCGTCAGATAATGATGCAGTGTATAGGTGTGAGGCTACCAACGCGGCGACAGAATATCCGCTGACGGCACAAGTTCAAATTGTTGTCTACT TTCCACCAGAAAAAGTGACAATATCCGGGAATCGCCTTGCGACAGCGGGAGAAGAGGTGGAGCTAACCTGTGAGACAGCCAATAGCAATCCTGCTTCTGTGGTCACATGGTTAGTGAGAAGTCGACAGATAGCAGGCACACGAAACAACGTCGTGGAGTCAGAGGATGGTGGTTACATCACTACGTCCATCATCAGGGTGACGCTGACGGACCGCGAGGACCAGATCGTGTATACATGTCAGGCCATGAACGACGGAGCCTCACAACCCGTCACCGATACTGTGACTCTCAGCGTTCTCT ATCCACCTGGGGCCCCAGTCATAACGGGATATGAGGAAGGCGACTTCGTCAAGGCTGGCGACGTCAAAAGGCTAACCTGTAGTTCAGCAGGGGGCAACCCCATGGCAACACTGAAATGGTTCAAAG GTAACCAGTTGTTAGACTCCACACCAAAGACCCGAGGCAGCATTGTCAGTTCTGAACTGACCATTGTTACAGCACCTGGTGACAACAACGCCATCTATAAGTGTACTGCGTCTAACGAAGCCACGCCCACACCCCTACAGGTCCTGAAGAAGCTGACCGTTTACT TTGCCCCTGCCCAAGTGACTTTAACGGCCAACCCTGCAGAACCAAAGGCCGGTCAGCATCTACGTCTTACCTGTCTGTCGGCGTCCAGTAATCCTCCAGCTGCCATCATGTGGGTCCGAGACAACGTCCTACGCCAAGGTGTCACCATCAACAAGTCTCCGTCCACAAATGGTGGGATGACCACTACAAACGTACTGGACATCACACCAACGGCCGCGGACCATCTTGCTGAGTACCATTGTCAGGCCACGAACCTCGTGATCGGGGACAAAGTCAATGATGCTATAACTCTAAGTGTTCTGT TCCCTCCCGTATTTGACCAGTCGATGTCCCCCTCCACGATAGACATCACCGAGGGCGATAATCGAGCTGTTAACCTGACCGCCGCAGCCAACCCTCCTGTACTCAGTTACAAGTTTTACCGTGACGGCATCGAGGTCAGCGTCCCAGGCGACGTCAGCAGCTTTACTTTCGACAACGGAGCGCTGCAGATAACTAACATTGAGCGTGGCGATATGGGAAGCTACCGTCTAGAAGCTCGTAATGCAGAGGGAGCTTCGTCGTTCAACTTCACACTAAACGTCCTGT ATGCAGCCTCCATCACCACCATTACTAGTCCGGTGGAAGAAGAGATAGGAGGAGCTGCCTTCTTCGAGTGTATCGCTGACGCCAACCCAATCACAAGCAACATGATCACATGGTCGCGCAGTGACTTTGATATGTCCAAAACAAAGCAGGCGTTCGAGAACAACAAAGGGCACCTGACCGTTTACGAGTTGGAGAAGATGGACACTGGCACGTTTACATGTACAGCCGACAACGGGATCGGGGAACCTTCCGTCATGGAGGCTATCCTTGTTGttaaat TCCAGCCAATCATTGATGACTCTGCCCAATACTCCAAAGCTGCGGGTGACCATGGGTCAACTGTCCAGCTGATCTGTCTGGCTGAAGGAGCCCCAGAGGTCACCTTCGACTGGGTCAAG AGGGATGGTGACATGTCGAGCTTTAAGTACCACATAGAATCAGAGAAAGTGGACACCATTAAATACCGCAGTGTGGTGACAATATCGGACATCTCCGAGGCCGAGTACGGTACATACGTGTGCTCGGCCAGTAATGAAAAGGGACAGGACACGTTCGATATCTCTGTTGATGGCACAA GCCGACCTGACCAGCCAGGAGATCTCACCTTTATCAATGCCACACATGACATGCTGACAATCTCCTGGAACCCTGGTTTTAATGGCGGACTTCCTCAGAGGTTCAAAGTGCGATACAAGGAGAAGAGTCGACCAGGATACACACACATAGACATAACGCCGATAGACAATCGCGTTACCACAGTCTTCGTCATCAAAG GTCTGAGGAAGGACACCTCTTACCTGGTAGCTGTGTTGACCTCTAACGACCTTGGAGCAGCCGAAGGGTCACCTCCAGAAATAGAAATTAGGACTTCTG CATCAGCCCTTAGTGGTGAGACTGCTTCAACAATACAAACCAGCGACGACACTCCAGTCATCATCATTCTTGTCGTCTGTGTCGTCGGAATCTTCCTCCTCGCTCTTAACATTGGACTCATACTCTTCTTTGTCAGGAGGAGGAAAAAGAGGCTTGAGA ACAACAGTGACACAACGAGTCACACGAACACGATCGAGTTATACGGACCAACCAAGGAGACCGCCCTCTACCCTATCACTCCCTCAGACGACAGTCGCAGTTACGGCACATACGAAAAAAACATGGACGATTTCTCGGACGATTACAAGAATTTCGAG gGTAGAGGGTTGGTGAGACCCAAGCCTGTATGGTTACAGCCCCTGGTAGAACAGCCTGGACCCAGTAACGACGACGACACG CATGACAGGAAAAGCATGCACAGTAGTCAGTGCACCTGTAACTGTGTACAAGTGAAGGTCAGGACCGTCTCCCGTGCCAAATGTAGTTGTCTGTCCGTGGATTCGTCAGGG GATGAAGACATAAAAAGAGTGTTCCTGCCCCCTCCAGGCTACAGCAGTCGCTCCTACACCCCCAACAAACTTGACTCCCCCAATCTGGGAAATACACACAAATCTTTTCTCACCGACACACGGCCGTACTTAGATGATGGTAGACAGTCTGCACAGTGGCAGTATGAAG ACCCGTATCAGAGCAGAAGCAAGGGAACATTTGATAGCGATTACATGAATCCACTACAGAATGGAACTTCTCCGACACATTTCCACGATTATAACAGCAGGCCAGAAACACGGCCCAAG gTTCAACAGGGGGGAGATACATGA